A single genomic interval of Caballeronia sp. SL2Y3 harbors:
- a CDS encoding NAD-dependent succinate-semialdehyde dehydrogenase — translation MTAGTYQNTRLYINGEWCDAQGGATLDVVNPATGEKIGTVARAGIPDLDRAVAAAQAGFATWRKMSALERASLMRKAAALVRERADSIARLMTMEQGKPLAEARIEVNSAADIIEWFADEGRRVYGRIVPPRNVNAQQTVVKEPVGPVAAFTPWNFPVNQVVRKLSAALTTGCSFIVKAPEETPASPAELIRAFADAGVPNGVLGLVFGDPPEISKYLIAHPVIRKVTFTGSTAVGKQLAALAGQHMKRATMELGGHAPVIVAEDADVELAVKASGAAKFRNAGQVCISPTRFLVHNSLRDDFAKALVKHAESLSVGDGLAEGTTLGPLANARRITAMASVVENARQAGAKIATGGERIGSAGNFFAPTVLTDVPLEADVFNNEPFGPVAAIRGFDSLEDAIAEANRLPYGLAGYAFTRSFKNVHLLTNQLEVGMLWINQPATPWPEMPFGGVKDSGYGSEGGPEALEPYLVSKSVTVMAV, via the coding sequence ATGACTGCAGGTACGTATCAGAACACGCGTCTTTATATCAACGGCGAATGGTGCGACGCGCAGGGCGGGGCCACGCTCGACGTGGTGAACCCGGCCACCGGCGAGAAAATCGGCACCGTCGCGCGCGCGGGCATTCCCGATCTGGATCGCGCCGTGGCCGCCGCGCAAGCGGGCTTCGCGACGTGGCGCAAGATGAGCGCGCTCGAACGCGCCTCGCTGATGCGCAAGGCCGCCGCGCTCGTGCGCGAACGCGCCGACAGCATCGCGCGCCTGATGACGATGGAGCAGGGCAAGCCGCTCGCCGAAGCGCGCATTGAAGTGAACTCGGCGGCGGACATCATCGAATGGTTCGCGGACGAAGGGCGCCGCGTCTACGGCCGGATCGTGCCGCCGCGCAACGTCAACGCGCAGCAGACGGTCGTGAAGGAGCCGGTCGGGCCGGTCGCCGCGTTCACGCCGTGGAACTTCCCGGTCAATCAGGTGGTGCGCAAGCTCTCGGCTGCGCTCACGACCGGCTGCTCGTTCATCGTGAAGGCGCCGGAAGAGACGCCGGCATCGCCCGCCGAACTCATCCGCGCGTTCGCCGACGCGGGCGTGCCCAACGGCGTGCTCGGACTCGTGTTCGGCGATCCGCCCGAAATCTCGAAGTACCTGATCGCGCATCCGGTCATCCGCAAGGTGACCTTCACCGGCTCGACGGCCGTCGGCAAGCAGCTCGCCGCGCTCGCCGGCCAGCACATGAAGCGCGCGACGATGGAACTCGGCGGCCACGCGCCGGTGATCGTCGCGGAAGACGCGGACGTCGAGCTTGCCGTGAAGGCGTCGGGCGCGGCGAAGTTCCGCAACGCGGGTCAGGTCTGCATCTCGCCGACGCGTTTTCTGGTTCACAACAGCCTGCGCGACGACTTCGCGAAGGCGCTGGTCAAGCACGCGGAAAGCCTTTCGGTCGGCGACGGCCTCGCCGAAGGCACGACGCTCGGGCCGCTTGCCAACGCGCGGCGCATCACCGCCATGGCGAGCGTCGTCGAGAACGCGCGTCAGGCCGGCGCGAAGATCGCGACGGGCGGCGAGCGCATCGGCTCGGCGGGCAACTTCTTCGCGCCGACCGTGTTGACCGACGTGCCCCTCGAAGCCGACGTGTTCAACAACGAGCCGTTCGGCCCGGTCGCGGCCATTCGCGGCTTCGATTCGCTGGAGGACGCCATCGCCGAGGCCAACCGCCTGCCGTACGGCCTGGCCGGCTACGCGTTCACGCGCTCGTTCAAGAACGTGCACTTGCTCACGAACCAGCTCGAAGTGGGCATGTTGTGGATCAACCAGCCCGCGACGCCGTGGCCGGAAATGCCGTTCGGCGGCGTGAAGGATTCGGGCTACGGCTCGGAAGGCGGACCCGAGGCGCTGGAGCCGTACCTCGTGTCGAAGTCGGTGACGGTGATGGCGGTCTGA
- a CDS encoding phosphatidate cytidylyltransferase, whose translation MPTSFWNLVAGVVGALTFATLIGALLGARAKGTSATIINLNQRIRAWWGMIAVMVVAIGLGDKATFVVFALLSYLALREFITLTPTTPSDHTTLFVAFFVAVPVQYVLLGIDWYGMYSIFVPVHLFFAMSLVSALTQDTREFLSRNARINWALMVCVYGLSHAPALLTLDIPGYRGQNALLLFYFLLVVQISDVLQYVVGKLFGRRKIAPVLSPSKTVEGFVGGGLLATLCGAALYRVTPFGFGAAFAMSLSIVLAGFVGGLVLSAVKRSLGAKDWGVMIAGHGGMLDRVDSVCFAAPVFFHLVRYLYV comes from the coding sequence ATGCCGACTTCATTCTGGAATCTGGTCGCGGGCGTCGTGGGCGCGCTGACCTTCGCGACGCTGATCGGCGCGCTGCTCGGCGCGCGAGCGAAGGGCACAAGCGCGACCATCATCAACCTGAACCAGCGCATCCGTGCCTGGTGGGGCATGATCGCGGTGATGGTCGTGGCCATCGGTCTCGGCGACAAGGCCACCTTCGTCGTCTTCGCACTGCTTTCGTATCTCGCGCTGCGCGAATTCATCACGCTCACGCCGACCACGCCGAGCGATCACACCACGCTTTTCGTCGCGTTCTTCGTCGCGGTGCCGGTGCAATACGTGCTGCTCGGCATCGACTGGTACGGCATGTATTCGATCTTCGTGCCGGTGCATCTCTTCTTCGCGATGTCGCTCGTCTCCGCGCTCACGCAGGACACGCGCGAGTTCCTGAGCCGCAACGCGCGCATCAACTGGGCGCTGATGGTGTGCGTGTACGGGCTGAGTCACGCGCCCGCGCTGCTGACGCTCGATATCCCCGGTTATCGCGGGCAGAACGCGCTGCTGTTGTTCTACTTCCTGCTCGTCGTGCAGATCAGCGATGTCTTGCAGTATGTCGTCGGCAAGCTGTTCGGGCGGCGCAAGATCGCGCCGGTGCTGTCGCCTTCGAAAACCGTGGAAGGTTTCGTCGGCGGCGGATTGCTCGCGACGCTGTGCGGCGCGGCGCTGTATCGCGTGACGCCGTTCGGCTTCGGCGCGGCGTTTGCCATGTCGCTTTCGATCGTGCTCGCGGGCTTCGTCGGCGGGCTGGTGCTGTCGGCGGTCAAACGCTCACTGGGCGCGAAAGACTGGGGCGTGATGATCGCGGGGCACGGCGGCATGCTGGATCGCGTGGATTCAGTCTGCTTCGCGGCGCCGGTGTTCTTTCATCTCGTCCGATACCTCTACGTTTGA
- a CDS encoding lysophospholipid acyltransferase family protein, with product MKLMHIWQRDLLLALVRLIAGAYPVWHGAAPAAMQRLYFSNHTSHIDTLAILAALPRELRDAVRPVAARDYWATGRIKRYIAGKLLNAVLIDRRRESEGDPLDPVRDALAQGHSIIIFPEGTRGADALPQAFKSGLFHLASAFPDVALTPVYLENLQRIMPKGAIWPIPLICKVHVGASETLRDGEEKAPFLARMRDAVIALYQSAHRN from the coding sequence ATGAAACTCATGCATATCTGGCAGCGCGACCTGCTGCTCGCGCTCGTGCGGCTCATTGCGGGCGCGTATCCGGTATGGCATGGCGCCGCGCCGGCCGCCATGCAAAGGCTCTATTTCTCGAATCACACGAGCCATATCGACACGCTCGCGATCCTCGCTGCGCTGCCACGCGAACTGCGCGATGCCGTGCGGCCTGTCGCCGCTCGCGATTACTGGGCCACCGGGCGCATCAAGCGATATATCGCCGGCAAGCTGCTCAACGCCGTATTGATCGACCGCCGCCGCGAGTCGGAAGGCGATCCGCTCGATCCGGTGCGCGACGCGCTCGCGCAGGGCCACTCGATCATCATTTTCCCCGAAGGCACGCGCGGCGCCGACGCGCTGCCGCAAGCGTTCAAGAGCGGGCTCTTTCATCTGGCGAGCGCGTTCCCGGACGTGGCGCTGACGCCCGTGTATCTGGAGAACCTTCAGCGAATCATGCCGAAAGGCGCTATCTGGCCGATCCCGCTCATCTGCAAGGTGCACGTCGGCGCGAGCGAAACACTACGCGACGGCGAAGAGAAAGCGCCGTTTCTCGCCCGGATGCGCGACGCCGTGATCGCGCTCTATCAATCAGCACATCGAAATTAA
- a CDS encoding CDP-alcohol phosphatidyltransferase family protein has protein sequence MSLYALKPRFQNLLRPLTGWLFRHGVTANQVTLTAAGGSIAVGAIAAFGSPRHSLFLLIPLWLFMRMALNAIDGMLAREHGQKSALGAYLNELGDVVSDVALTLPFLAVPAFCAADVWLFALLAVIVECAGLAGPLAGASRRYDGPFGKSDRAFVLGAFALWVGAGGAVGAAGVGLWRVLIVLSLVTAIRRVRAGVAEANRARATSAVS, from the coding sequence ATGAGCCTTTACGCACTCAAACCGCGCTTTCAGAATCTTCTGCGTCCGCTGACCGGCTGGCTCTTTCGCCACGGCGTGACTGCCAATCAGGTGACGTTGACCGCAGCGGGCGGATCAATTGCAGTGGGCGCGATCGCGGCGTTCGGCTCGCCGCGCCATTCCCTGTTTCTGCTGATTCCGCTCTGGCTATTCATGCGCATGGCGCTCAACGCCATCGACGGCATGCTGGCGCGCGAGCACGGCCAGAAGAGCGCGCTCGGCGCGTACCTGAACGAACTGGGCGATGTGGTCTCCGACGTCGCGCTCACGCTGCCGTTTCTCGCGGTGCCGGCGTTCTGCGCGGCCGATGTCTGGCTCTTCGCGCTCTTGGCGGTGATCGTCGAATGCGCGGGACTTGCCGGTCCGCTTGCGGGCGCGAGCCGGCGCTACGACGGACCGTTCGGCAAGAGCGACCGCGCCTTCGTGCTCGGCGCGTTCGCGCTCTGGGTCGGCGCGGGCGGCGCAGTCGGCGCGGCCGGCGTGGGACTGTGGCGCGTCTTGATCGTCTTGTCGCTCGTGACGGCGATCCGGCGCGTGCGTGCGGGCGTCGCGGAGGCGAATCGCGCACGCGCCACAAGCGCTGTCAGTTGA
- a CDS encoding glycosyltransferase family 2 protein, whose protein sequence is MPTPKVSILLPMYDVEGCIAECVRSILAQTRTDFEIIAVDDCSPDRSGEVARALLEAQDVIPWKVVRNEKNVGIAETRRIAVSHASGEYVLCVDSDDFVAPNAVEVVCREADQHGADVVIFAAKCIDPQGREVYRVKTGDETITGLQAVGRIMDLSLQAYCWNKLFKRELFASVEHPAGLIYEDILVCVQALSRARVVRLIPDELYFYVKRGNGLSVRFNPRIVDLFEIMDRVERDTRGLPIDNGSKLFFRLKYVYAYRNIAFEAARLAPDYATAAPILDSVASKLRFTHVGKIYADKRPKLSVAMCLLKIHPRIFYRFVRRFN, encoded by the coding sequence ATGCCTACACCGAAAGTCAGCATTCTTCTGCCGATGTACGACGTAGAAGGATGCATCGCGGAATGCGTCCGCTCGATCCTCGCGCAGACGCGCACCGACTTCGAAATCATCGCCGTCGACGATTGCAGTCCCGACCGCTCCGGCGAAGTCGCGCGTGCGCTGCTCGAAGCGCAGGACGTCATTCCGTGGAAAGTCGTGCGCAACGAAAAGAATGTCGGCATTGCCGAGACCCGGCGCATCGCGGTGAGTCACGCGAGCGGCGAGTACGTGCTGTGCGTGGACAGCGACGATTTCGTCGCGCCGAACGCCGTGGAAGTAGTGTGCCGCGAAGCCGACCAGCACGGCGCGGACGTGGTGATCTTCGCGGCGAAGTGCATCGACCCGCAGGGACGCGAGGTCTATCGCGTCAAGACCGGCGACGAGACCATCACCGGACTTCAGGCCGTGGGCCGCATCATGGACCTGAGCTTGCAAGCGTATTGCTGGAACAAGCTCTTCAAGCGCGAGCTGTTCGCCTCCGTCGAGCATCCGGCCGGGCTCATCTACGAAGACATTCTCGTCTGCGTGCAGGCGCTTTCGCGCGCGCGCGTGGTGCGGCTGATTCCCGACGAACTGTACTTCTACGTGAAGCGCGGCAACGGGCTTTCGGTGCGCTTCAATCCGCGTATCGTGGACCTGTTCGAAATCATGGATCGCGTCGAGCGCGACACGCGGGGGCTGCCCATCGACAATGGCAGCAAGCTCTTTTTCCGGCTCAAGTACGTGTATGCCTACCGGAACATCGCGTTCGAGGCCGCGCGCCTCGCGCCCGATTACGCGACGGCCGCCCCGATCCTCGACAGCGTGGCGAGCAAGCTGCGCTTCACGCATGTCGGCAAGATCTACGCGGACAAGCGGCCCAAGTTATCGGTCGCCATGTGTCTTCTGAAGATCCATCCGCGCATCTTCTATCGCTTCGTGCGGCGCTTCAACTGA
- a CDS encoding YhcG family protein has protein sequence MNEVMLPDDDYDATLGDVLALLEQGRQAAARSINALMTATYWRIGHRIVEFEQGGAGRAAYGQALLQRLSADLTKRFGRGFGVDNLELMRLFYQSYASAGISESPVRKSAASASAGKSEPAIRISTLAQLAERFPLSWTHYVHLMRRTRSDDERRFYEAEALRGGWSVRQLDRQIGSQFYSRTLMSRDKRAMLDKGAIAESRDIVTPEEAIKDPYVLEFLDLKDEYSESQLEDALIHRLEDFLLELGGDFTFVGRQRRLRIGDSWYRVDLLFFHRRLRCLVIIDLKLTELNHADVGQMHMYCNYAKEHWMLPGENPPVGLILCARTNAAVAKYALDGLPNKVLAAEYHMMLPDEAVLAEELARVRRELEAGRLAEGGEA, from the coding sequence ATGAACGAAGTGATGCTGCCCGACGACGACTACGACGCGACGCTCGGCGACGTGCTGGCGTTGCTCGAACAGGGCCGTCAGGCGGCAGCGCGCAGCATCAACGCGCTGATGACGGCGACGTACTGGCGCATCGGCCACCGGATCGTCGAATTCGAGCAGGGCGGCGCGGGCCGCGCGGCGTACGGCCAGGCGCTGTTGCAGCGGCTCTCGGCCGATCTGACGAAGCGCTTCGGGCGCGGCTTCGGCGTCGACAATCTGGAACTGATGCGGCTCTTTTACCAGTCGTACGCCAGCGCCGGGATTTCCGAATCGCCGGTTCGGAAATCGGCGGCGTCCGCGTCCGCGGGCAAATCCGAACCGGCGATTCGGATTTCGACGCTCGCGCAACTGGCCGAACGGTTCCCGCTTTCATGGACGCATTACGTCCACCTGATGCGGCGCACGCGTTCCGACGACGAACGGCGTTTCTACGAAGCCGAAGCGCTGCGCGGCGGCTGGAGCGTGCGGCAACTGGACAGGCAGATCGGCAGTCAGTTCTATTCGCGCACGCTGATGTCGCGCGACAAGCGGGCGATGCTGGACAAAGGCGCCATCGCCGAGAGCCGCGACATCGTGACGCCCGAGGAAGCCATCAAGGACCCGTACGTGCTCGAATTTCTCGACCTGAAGGACGAGTACTCGGAGAGCCAGCTCGAGGACGCCCTGATTCATCGGCTCGAAGACTTTCTGCTGGAACTGGGCGGCGACTTCACGTTCGTCGGGCGGCAGCGGCGCCTGCGCATCGGCGATAGCTGGTATCGCGTGGACCTGCTGTTTTTTCACCGGCGGCTGCGGTGTCTTGTCATCATCGATCTGAAGCTGACCGAGCTCAATCACGCCGATGTCGGGCAGATGCACATGTACTGCAATTACGCGAAAGAACACTGGATGCTGCCGGGCGAGAACCCGCCGGTGGGCCTGATCCTGTGCGCGCGGACCAATGCGGCGGTCGCGAAATACGCGCTCGACGGCCTGCCGAACAAGGTGCTCGCCGCCGAATATCACATGATGCTGCCGGACGAGGCGGTGCTCGCCGAAGAACTGGCGCGCGTGCGACGAGAGCTGGAGGCGGGGCGGCTCGCCGAAGGCGGCGAAGCGTAG
- a CDS encoding response regulator, with product MERRVLIVAPFGRDAEVIVDVLKTEGRECFVCANSRALVTELDRGAAVVIVTEESLLDDGAMALAAWIEQQPAWSDFPIVLLSGRMPGRRSAKSIEMLERLGNVLVLERPLNSETLRRAVASSLRARARQYDARRHLAESEQHLIDRVKAQEALERLNESLESRIAERTHELASANNRLMREIHERAKVQAVLVQSQKMEALGQLTGGIAHDFNNLLNVIMANAELLARISKDERVLKMAATTKRATERGAKLTAQLLTFSRTSNLDLKAVNVAALLHGIRDIISISLGSTIALSITTTSDDLWTQADANQLELAILNLAINARDAMPNGGRLAIHAEERPSVDGALAPGRYVVISVTDSGSGIEPGVLSRVFDPFFTTKPVGKGTGLGLSQVYGIARQAGGVARIESEVGKGTTVQMWLPFGAQDPSEGALGADPRDDTATPCRILVIEDDEDVRTMIVDCLEALGYHVTQAQDGPSGLARLDADNPDVMMVDYAMPGMNGIQVLASARESRPDLPVILATGYADVDVTTITDRRFTALRKPFQLEDLARAVRLALKSAEKA from the coding sequence ATGGAACGTCGGGTACTCATCGTTGCGCCTTTCGGCCGCGACGCCGAGGTCATCGTCGATGTCCTCAAGACGGAGGGCCGGGAGTGCTTCGTCTGCGCCAACTCGCGCGCGCTCGTGACGGAGCTGGACCGCGGCGCTGCCGTCGTCATCGTCACCGAAGAATCGCTGCTGGACGACGGCGCAATGGCGCTTGCCGCGTGGATCGAACAGCAGCCCGCATGGTCGGATTTCCCGATCGTGCTGCTGTCCGGGCGGATGCCGGGCAGGCGTTCCGCGAAGAGCATCGAGATGCTGGAGCGGCTCGGCAATGTGCTGGTGCTCGAACGGCCGCTGAACTCCGAGACCTTGCGCCGCGCTGTGGCGTCGTCGCTGCGGGCGCGCGCCCGGCAGTACGATGCGCGCAGGCACCTCGCCGAGTCCGAGCAGCATCTCATCGACCGGGTCAAGGCGCAGGAAGCGCTCGAACGGCTCAACGAATCGCTCGAAAGCCGCATCGCGGAACGCACGCACGAACTCGCGTCGGCGAACAACCGCCTGATGCGCGAGATCCACGAGCGCGCCAAGGTGCAGGCCGTGCTCGTGCAGTCGCAGAAGATGGAAGCGCTCGGGCAGTTGACCGGCGGCATCGCGCACGACTTCAACAACCTGCTGAACGTAATCATGGCCAACGCGGAACTGCTCGCGCGCATCAGCAAGGACGAGCGCGTGCTCAAGATGGCCGCGACCACCAAGCGCGCGACCGAGCGGGGCGCGAAGCTGACGGCGCAGTTGCTGACGTTTTCGCGCACCAGCAATCTGGACTTGAAAGCGGTGAACGTGGCCGCGCTGCTGCACGGCATCCGCGACATCATTTCGATCTCGCTCGGCTCGACCATCGCGCTGTCCATCACCACCACTTCCGACGATCTCTGGACGCAAGCCGACGCGAACCAGCTCGAACTGGCGATACTCAATCTCGCGATCAACGCGCGCGACGCGATGCCGAACGGCGGCCGCCTGGCGATTCACGCCGAAGAACGGCCGAGCGTCGACGGAGCGCTCGCGCCTGGCCGTTACGTCGTCATCAGCGTGACCGATTCCGGCTCGGGCATCGAGCCGGGCGTGCTCTCGCGCGTATTCGATCCCTTCTTCACGACCAAGCCGGTCGGCAAGGGAACCGGCCTGGGTCTCAGTCAGGTGTACGGCATTGCGCGGCAGGCGGGCGGCGTCGCGCGCATCGAAAGCGAAGTGGGCAAGGGCACCACCGTGCAGATGTGGCTGCCGTTCGGCGCGCAGGATCCGTCCGAAGGAGCCTTAGGCGCGGACCCGCGCGACGATACGGCGACGCCGTGCCGCATCCTCGTCATCGAGGACGACGAAGACGTGCGCACGATGATCGTCGATTGTCTCGAAGCGCTCGGCTATCACGTCACGCAGGCGCAGGACGGACCGAGCGGCCTCGCGCGTCTCGATGCCGACAACCCGGACGTGATGATGGTCGATTACGCGATGCCGGGCATGAACGGCATACAGGTGCTCGCGAGCGCCCGCGAATCGCGCCCCGACCTGCCGGTCATCCTCGCGACCGGCTATGCGGATGTCGACGTCACGACCATCACCGACCGGCGCTTTACCGCGCTTCGCAAGCCGTTCCAGCTCGAAGACCTTGCGCGCGCCGTGCGTCTCGCGCTGAAAAGCGCCGAGAAGGCGTGA
- a CDS encoding ATPase domain-containing protein, which produces MPDNILTPQRGRIQSGIEGIDDILGGGLTPHRMYLVEGAPGAGKTTLALQFLLKGAEVGEPGLYITLSETRDELVAVAESHGWDTGRFTIIELLSDEGLDPAYEQTVLHPAEVELGETVRNVIAKVDELKPARLVFDSLSELRLLSQNSLRYRRQILALKRYFATRACTVLLLDDNTSETGDLQLHSIAHGVVSLDNLVHDYGGERRRIRIAKMRGIRFREGFHDMTLKTGGIEVYPRLVAAEHHAEFSSDWLSTGTRELDALMGGGLVPGTNTLIVGPSGVGKTTTVASCLLAALERGQPCVYYLFDETLATLLHRSTSLGIDLRPHLDSGLLTLRQIDPAEISPGEFTSDVRRSVEQDGARFVAIDSLNAYLQAMPGERYLLLQMHELLTYLNQRGVITMLVLGQHGIIGEIQSDIDISYLSDVVLLFRYFERQGEVLTAVTAVKSRTNGHERSIRQFRLDRNGLNVGEALRDFEGVLSGLPTYRGDTAMLAPSQGGPASPRE; this is translated from the coding sequence ATGCCAGACAACATCTTGACGCCACAACGGGGGCGCATTCAATCCGGGATCGAGGGAATCGACGATATTCTGGGCGGCGGCCTCACGCCGCATCGCATGTATCTGGTCGAAGGCGCACCGGGCGCAGGTAAAACCACCCTCGCCTTGCAGTTTTTACTCAAGGGCGCCGAGGTCGGCGAGCCGGGGCTCTACATCACGTTGTCCGAGACGCGCGACGAACTGGTCGCCGTCGCCGAAAGCCACGGCTGGGACACAGGCCGCTTCACCATCATCGAACTATTGTCGGACGAAGGACTCGATCCCGCCTACGAGCAGACCGTGCTGCATCCCGCCGAAGTCGAACTCGGCGAGACCGTGCGCAACGTGATCGCCAAAGTCGATGAACTCAAGCCCGCCCGCCTCGTCTTCGACAGCCTGTCTGAGTTGCGCTTGTTGTCGCAGAATTCGCTGCGCTATCGCCGCCAGATTCTGGCGCTCAAGCGCTATTTCGCCACGCGCGCCTGCACCGTCCTGCTGCTCGACGACAACACGTCCGAGACCGGCGACTTGCAACTTCACAGCATCGCGCACGGCGTCGTCAGCCTCGACAACCTCGTGCACGACTACGGCGGCGAGCGCCGGCGCATACGAATCGCGAAAATGCGCGGCATTCGTTTCCGCGAAGGTTTTCACGACATGACGCTGAAGACAGGCGGCATCGAGGTGTATCCGCGTCTCGTCGCGGCCGAGCATCACGCGGAGTTTTCGTCGGATTGGCTCAGCACGGGAACGCGTGAGCTGGATGCGCTCATGGGCGGCGGCCTCGTGCCCGGCACCAACACGTTGATCGTGGGTCCCTCCGGCGTCGGCAAGACGACGACGGTCGCCTCGTGCCTGCTCGCCGCGCTCGAACGCGGACAGCCATGCGTCTACTATCTCTTCGACGAGACGCTCGCCACGCTCCTGCACCGCTCGACGAGCCTCGGCATCGACCTGAGACCGCACCTCGACAGCGGCCTGCTGACGCTGCGCCAGATCGATCCCGCCGAAATTTCGCCCGGCGAATTCACGAGCGACGTGCGCAGGAGCGTGGAGCAGGACGGCGCGCGCTTCGTCGCCATCGACAGCCTGAACGCGTATCTGCAGGCCATGCCCGGCGAGCGTTATCTGCTGCTGCAGATGCACGAGCTGCTCACGTATCTGAACCAGCGCGGCGTCATCACCATGCTGGTGCTGGGGCAGCACGGGATCATCGGCGAAATACAGAGCGATATCGATATCAGCTATCTCAGCGACGTCGTGCTGCTCTTTCGCTATTTCGAACGTCAGGGCGAAGTGCTCACCGCCGTGACCGCCGTCAAGAGCCGCACCAACGGCCACGAGCGCTCGATCCGGCAGTTCCGGCTCGACAGGAACGGCTTGAACGTGGGCGAGGCGCTGCGCGATTTCGAGGGCGTTCTGAGCGGCCTGCCGACTTACCGGGGCGATACCGCCATGCTCGCGCCTTCGCAGGGCGGGCCGGCCTCGCCACGGGAATAA
- a CDS encoding IlvD/Edd family dehydratase yields the protein MPEKKTEGLSKGLTNYGDRGFALYLRRSFARSMGYTSNMLTKPIVGIASSGSGFNNCHRGMPELVEAVKRGVLAAGGLPIDFPTISLGEVFLNPTSMMFRNLMSMDVEEMLRAQPMDSVVLIGGCDKTVPAQLMGAAAADIPAVQLVVGPMMTGRHQGERLGACTDCRRFWGKFRAGEIGEQEIDEIEGRLATTAGTCAVMGTASTMACIAETLGMSLPGTAAIPAVHADRIRAAEASGARAVQLIRAPLRPSQIITEKSVENALRVLLAIGGSTNAIIHLTAVAGRLGIPVSLERLNVLSDDTPVLVNLKPTGEHYMEDFFAAGGMTAVLRELAPKLHLDAMTVTGETLGERIAAEREAWVDHRIVRELSDPVEPQGGLVALFGSLAPRGAILKRSAADKSLFEKEGRAVVFDSLEDLAARIDDPALDVEADDILVLQNAGPASGTGMPEAGYLPIPKKLAQKGVKDMLRISDARMSGTAYGTIVLHVTPEAALAGPIGLVRNGDRIRLSVRERRIDLLVDEAELARRAADVKPPKRVLRGYQKLYQEHVLQADAGCDFDFLQAVSKDS from the coding sequence ATGCCAGAAAAAAAGACTGAAGGCCTGTCCAAAGGCCTGACCAACTACGGTGACCGTGGCTTCGCCCTCTACCTGCGCCGCTCCTTCGCCCGCTCGATGGGCTACACGTCGAACATGCTGACAAAGCCGATCGTCGGCATCGCATCGAGCGGATCGGGCTTCAACAATTGCCATCGCGGCATGCCGGAGCTGGTCGAAGCGGTCAAGCGCGGCGTGCTCGCAGCGGGCGGTCTGCCAATCGACTTTCCGACCATCTCGCTCGGCGAAGTCTTCCTCAATCCGACCTCGATGATGTTCCGCAATCTCATGAGCATGGACGTCGAGGAAATGTTGCGCGCGCAGCCGATGGACTCCGTGGTACTGATCGGCGGCTGCGACAAGACCGTGCCCGCGCAACTGATGGGCGCCGCCGCCGCCGATATCCCCGCCGTGCAACTCGTCGTCGGACCGATGATGACGGGCCGTCATCAGGGCGAGCGCCTCGGCGCGTGCACCGACTGCCGCCGCTTCTGGGGCAAGTTCCGCGCAGGCGAAATCGGCGAGCAGGAGATCGATGAGATCGAAGGGCGGCTCGCGACCACCGCCGGCACCTGCGCCGTGATGGGCACGGCGAGCACCATGGCGTGCATCGCGGAGACGCTCGGCATGTCGCTGCCGGGCACCGCCGCGATTCCCGCAGTCCATGCCGACCGCATTCGCGCCGCCGAAGCGAGCGGCGCGCGCGCCGTGCAGCTGATTCGCGCGCCGCTGCGCCCGAGCCAGATCATCACGGAGAAGTCCGTTGAAAACGCGCTGCGCGTGCTGCTGGCCATCGGCGGGTCGACCAACGCGATCATTCACTTGACCGCCGTCGCGGGGAGGCTCGGCATTCCGGTGTCGCTCGAACGGCTGAACGTCCTCTCCGACGACACGCCGGTGCTCGTCAACCTGAAGCCGACCGGCGAGCACTACATGGAAGACTTCTTCGCTGCCGGCGGCATGACGGCGGTGCTGCGCGAACTCGCGCCGAAGCTGCATCTCGACGCGATGACCGTCACCGGCGAAACGCTCGGCGAGCGCATCGCGGCCGAGCGCGAGGCGTGGGTCGATCATCGCATCGTGCGCGAGCTTTCGGACCCCGTCGAACCGCAAGGCGGGCTCGTCGCGTTGTTCGGCTCGCTCGCGCCGCGCGGCGCGATCCTCAAGCGTTCCGCCGCCGACAAGTCGCTCTTCGAGAAAGAGGGCCGCGCCGTGGTCTTCGATTCGCTCGAAGACCTGGCCGCGCGCATCGACGATCCCGCGCTCGACGTCGAGGCCGACGACATTCTCGTGCTGCAAAACGCCGGTCCCGCGAGCGGCACGGGCATGCCCGAAGCGGGCTATCTGCCGATTCCGAAGAAGCTCGCGCAAAAAGGCGTGAAGGACATGCTGCGCATTTCGGATGCGCGCATGAGCGGCACGGCGTATGGAACCATCGTGCTGCATGTCACGCCGGAAGCCGCGCTCGCGGGGCCCATCGGGCTCGTGCGCAACGGCGACCGCATCCGGCTTTCCGTGCGCGAAAGGCGTATCGACCTGCTCGTCGATGAAGCCGAACTCGCGCGCCGCGCAGCCGATGTCAAGCCGCCGAAGCGCGTGCTGCGCGGCTATCAGAAGCTGTATCAGGAGCATGTGTTGCAGGCCGATGCGGGCTGTGACTTCGATTTCCTCCAGGCAGTATCGAAGGATTCCTGA